DNA sequence from the Caminibacter pacificus genome:
CATGGAATTTTAAGATGTCTTTTCCGACGATATGAAGTTTTGCAGGCCAATATTTTTGCACCAAACTCTCATCTTCGCTTCCGTAACCAAGAGCTGTTAGGTAGTTAAAAAGTGCGTCAAGCCATACGTAAACTACGTGTTTCGGGTCATTGATTTCAGGAGGAAGTTTCACTCCCCATTCAAAAGACGTTCTTGTAATAGATAAATCTTTTAGCCCTTCTTCTACGAATCTGATAACTTCGTTGGCTTTAGCTTCCGGTAAAATAGGTTTTTTGTTTTTTAGCCAATCAAGAAGTTTGTCTTGGTATTTTGAGAGTCTGAAAAAGTAGCTCTCTTCTTTGATTATTCTCGTAGGTTTACCGCAATCAGGACATAGTTCGTCATTTACAAGCTGGCTTGGAGCCACAAAACTCTCACAGCTTACACAATAGTGTCCTTCGTAATAATCTTTGTAAATATCACCCTTTTTATACATCTCAAGAAACGCTTTTTGCACTCCTTTGATATGCTCAGGGTCTGTGGTTCTTATGAATTTGTCATAACTGATTTCAAACTCATCCCAAAGCTCTTTGAATTTCGCACTAATCTCATCGGCATACTCTTTTGGAGACTTTCCTCTTTTTCTTGCCGCTTCTTCTATTTTTTGTCCGTGTTCGTCAGTTCCCGTTAAGAAAAAGGTGTCGATTCCTTTGAGTCTGCTGTATCTTGCAATCGTATCCGCAATAATAGTCGTATAAGCATGCCCGATATGAGGCACGTCGTTTACGTAATAAATCGGCGTTGTTAAATAGTATGTTTTGCACTTATCGCTCATTGATTCTCCTTATATGTTCTAAGTACTTTGATTATCTCTTCTTCGCTTCCGAAAAAGCAAGGTGTAGTATCGTGATAGCTTTCCGCTTCAAGGCTCAAAAGCTCATTAAATCCGTCAACGGCTTTTCCTCCGGCTCTTTCATAAACACACGCAAACGGAAATACCTCAAAAAGTTTTCTAAGCTTACCTTTTGGCTTATCGGTCGTACCAGGATATGCGAAGAGCCCTCCGCCTTTTAAAAGAATCTGATGTAAATCCGGTACCATTCCACCGCTGTATCTTAGTCTGTAACCTTCAGCAAAAAACGAATCTATCATCTCTTTATGAAACGGATACCAATTTTTTTGAGTACCGCCAGGACCTAAAATTTTTCCTTTTTTTCCAAGTTTTAGTTCTTTTACGAATTCGAATTTTTTAGTGTGCTCGTTTAGTCTGAATAGCTCCACAACGTCTCTTGCAATAACAAGCTCAACTCTCGGACCATACACCACATAAGCCGCAGCTACGATATTTTCTCCGTTGTATCCGCCTTTATAAATCCCGAAAATACTTCCCACACTTAAATCGACATCAATCAAGCTGCTCCCGTCAAGCGGGTCGTACGCTACGAAATATTCACCCTCTTCTTTCGTAATAGGGTCTTCTTTTTCTTCGCTTATAATCTCTTTTACGCTTTTTACTTTTAATAGATGTTTTTCTACGATATCATCGCTAATTACGTCAAGTTTTACTTGAACGTCACCGCTTGCGTTTTGAGTTTCCACTTTTCCGGTATCTTTTGTTTTTATAGCTTCGTAAATTTCTATTGCGATATCCTCTATCGCTTTGAATATTTCAGTCATTTGCTCTCCTTATCTCCTGTTTTAACAGCTCGCTTGCGCTCTCATAATGCACCAAATCCACATCGTAATCAAAATCACTTAGTAAAAGTTTTTTAAAAAACTTAACTCTTTTTTTCTTAAACTCCTCTTTATCAAGCCCTTTAATAGCGATATCTATATCACCGCCTCTTTTTTCAGGGTCTCTTCTGCTTCCGAAAAAATATATCTCACACCCTTGAAAAACTTCAAGAGCTTCAAAAAGTTTCTTTTTTGAAATTTTATCGAGTCTAAGATACATACTCAAAAACTTTCTTAATAATTTCTTCAATTTTTTCAAAATTCTCTACACAAAACTTCAAATCTTCAAGAGCTTGTTTGATTTCATCAGGATAATCGTGCTCAAGCTCGTTTCTTACGTTTCTAAATTCAATCCACTCTTCAAGATTAATTATCTCCTCTTTTTCCATAAGAGAGAGTACTTCACTCATTTTTTTATAAGGTATGCCTTTAACGTCCAAAAGCAAAGGAAAAATTTTAGCTCCCAAATAATCTTGAACGGAAGAAAATCTCTTTAAATAAGCTTCCAAAACAGCTCTTTCTTCCAAGCTTAAAGCGCTAAATTCGAAAGGCTCGTAAATATTTCCCAATTTAATTATAAAATCATGATAATCTTTTAACGCTTTATAATGGGCTTTTAATTTTTCAAGTCTTTTATTTAAAACTTCTTTCATTAAATTTCCTCGGCGTTTTTAAATATCCACTCAATTACCTCATCGACGTTATTCAAATCCAAAATATCGATATTTTGAGGTATTTTGCTTTTATCTACGCTGTCATCAACCGCCACGGCTTTGATATACGGAAAATAGGACTCGTCCACATCCCCTCTGAATACGGCGATTCTCGGAAGAGGCAGGGTCTTTAACCCCTCGACCAATAAAAAGTCAAACTCCCCTATCATATCCGCAATCTCTTTGATTTGTTTTTTTCTGTGAGAAAAATATGTCGTTCTTGTAGGAGACGTTACGACAACTTCGGCACCCGTTTGATAAAACTTATAACTATCTTTTCCCTCTACGTCGAATTTCGCTTTGTCTCCCGGGTCGTTTTTTACAATCGCTATTTCGTAATCTTTTATCAGTTTTTTTGCGATTTTTTCTATTAATGTTGTTTTTCCCGAATTGCTCGGCCCGGTAAATGCGACTGCTTTTCTCAAACTTAACCTTTTTTTCCATAATTTTATCAAAAAATTAAGCTATAATTATTTAAAGGATGAAAAATGGATATTTTAACCCTAAAACTTCTTGCAATCAGTATCGTTTTAGGTTTTTTGATAGGGCTTGAGAGAAATATCTCGTTTATTCATCAAAACGAAAAAGGATTTGCCGGAAGCAGGACTTTTTCTTTAATCTCTCTTTTCGGATTTTTGGCAGGAATCATCACAAAAACTCAAAGTTATTTTTTTTATCTTGCTTTTTTCGTTTTGGGCGCTCTTGTTATCAGCGCCTATTTTCTAAAAGTCATACACTACGACAAACAAGGCTCCACCACGCACGTTGCTGCGATTTTGACATTTTTAATAGGCTATTTGGTATCTCAAAACGAAGTTAGTTTCGCTATTACGCTAAGTATCGTCATAGTTTTCATCCTGAATATCAAAACGAAACTTAAAAAAATAGAATCGTCCCTTTCTTCAAAAGATATCAGTGCGGCCGTGCTTTTGCTTGTTATGACCTTTTTGGTACTTCCGTATCTTCCGGATAAAATGATATTTTATTTCAATCCGCACAAAACTTGGGCTATGGCTGTTATTATCGCGACTCTCTCTTTTATAGGATATTTGGGTATTAAATTTTTCGGTCAAAAATACGGAATTTTACTCACAGGTGCCGCGGGAGGTTTTATCAGTTCGACAGCGGTTACCTTTTCTATCTCAAAGCTTTACAAAATCCAAAAAAACTCCTCTCTTCTTTACACCTACGCAGCCGCCATCGCCATTGCCAACACCATAATGTTCGCAAGAGTGCTTATTGAGAGTCTTATCGTAAATAAAGAGGTCTTTTTTATTTTGGTTTTACCATATACTATCACGACGATTGTAGGAATTTACATATCGTATCGATTTTATAAAAAAACTTCTCAAAACATAGAAATAAAAAGTGAAGTTTTGGAAAAAAACCCTCTTGAGCTTGATGAAGCTATTAAATTCGCGATAATTTTCGGCTTCATCTACGCACTTGTCTATTTCGTAGGACAAAAATACGGAAATATAGGAATTTATATAATCTCTTTCCTCTCCGGAATTACCGACGTGGACGCAATTACGCTATCTCTTTCCTCTCTTGCGAACAAAAACCTCTCTTTATTAAGCGCGGCAACGGGAATAGCTATCGCATCTTTTACCAACTCGGTAGTTAAGTGTCTTATAGTTTGGATTTTCGGCGAAAAAGAACTCGCCGTACTTATAACCAAATTTTTCGAAGTGATTTTGAGCGTTTTTGTTTTAAGTTTTTTAGGGGTGTATCTCTTCGGCGCTCATTAAAGCCGATACCCCGAATTTGCTTCTTATTTTAAAAATCGCTTCGTTTAGATTTTGAAGTTTCAAATCTTTTTCGTAATCGAAAAGATTACTCTCTCTTTTAAATTTCGAAACGGCAAGAGACAATGAAATAACTCCCATCTCTTTTTCATCGGCTCTGTAAAAAAGAGTAGTCATAATCTCTTTTAACAAAAGCTCGTTAAAGAGTCTGTGAATCCTAACGTGAGCTTTTGAAGAGGTTTTGTCTTTATATTTGATTTTCAGATAATAAAAAGTCGGATTAAGTTTGTATTTCAGCACCAAAAACGAAAGATACCTACACAAAACATGCACCCTTCTTACAAGCTCCCTTCTGTCATACACTACATCAAAACGCCTTGAAATTCCTATGCTTTTTCTAACTTCTCTCTCTTTTACCTCTTCGTTATCTATACCGCATACCCTTTTATAAAGCTCAACCCCCGGTTTCCCCCAAGAATAAAAATATTCCCTGTTTTCTTTTACGTCTCCTAAAGTTAAAATCCCTCTTTCTTTTAGTCTTTTTTCTATTCTTCTGCCGATTCCCGGGAATTTCTCGATAGGAATGTCTTTTATAAACTCATCCACCTCTTCCACCATAAAAACGCCGTTAGGTTTTGCAAAAGAGGTGGCGAGTTTCGCAGTCCATTTGCTTTTTGCGATACCTATCGAAATAGGAAGCGAAAACTTCTCCCAAATCTCATCTTTTAAGTCCTTACAAAACAAAAAAGCGTCCCTATCATCCACCCACCCCTCCAAATCTCCGAAAAACTCGTCGATACTAAACTGCTCGACAAACGGAATTTTGACTTTTAAAAACTCTTTTAGTTTATAAGAGAGCGTATGATAAAGCTTATAATCCGGCAGTAAAACGGTCAGTTTCGGATATATTTCAAGCGCTTCTTTTAAAGTGGTACCCGTTTTTATACCAAGCTCTCTTGCCTCATAACTTGAGGTAACCACTATACCTCTGATTTTGCCGTTTTCTAAAAAATAGCTTTTATCATACTCTTTTTTAGAAACTATCAAATCCCCAGTAAACGCACCTCTGTTTAGATTCAATACTTCCGATTTGTGATTTTCGAAAATCTCTTTGTCGTTTCTTTTTACCACTACAACCGGCTTATTTAAAAGCGATTTGTCAAAAACCCTGTGAGCCGATACGAAAAACGAATCCAAATCAAGATGAATTTTCATCCCGCCTCCTTTAATTTTCTTTACAAAAATATAACAAATTGATAAAATAAAAAATCAAAAATTAACATTTTGTTAAGGATTTAAAAAATGAACTTCGAAAAAGTTATCGAAAAAATAAAAGATATAATCTCACAAGAAATAGGAAATAAAAAAGTTTTAAATAAAGACGTGGCAAAAGCTCTTGGAATAACACCAGAGCACTTATCCATCCTAAAAAAAAGAAACAAAATCCCTTATGAAGAGATTGCCTATTTTTGCGCCAAAAGAAAAATATCTATAAATTGGCTTCTTTTCGACCAAGATATAGAAACGATAGCAAACGAAACGGAAAAGTTTTCTCAAATCAGATATTTCAAAGACATAAACGCAAGTGCCGGAGGCGGGGCTATAAATTTTGATGAAGGATATGAGATTTTGTATATCGACAAAAGAATAATAGATAAAAACTTGGATGCGATAAACGTTATAGGCGATTCAATGGAGCCGACAATTAAAGACGGAAGTATAATTTTTATAGACAGAAACGACAAAAACATAAGAAACGGAGGAATTTTCGTAGTCAATACTAACGCAGGGGTTTTTGTAAAAAGAGTTAATTTAAAAAGCAGCGGTGAGATTGAGCTGATATCGGATAATAAAGCCTACCCGAGCGAAACTATAAAACCCAACGAAATCGAAATAGTGGGAAGAGTCGTTAAGATTTTCAGCTGAAATCTTCGTAGTTTTTAAAATCTCCTCCCACTAAGCTTTCTATAAATTCGTCAAGGTCTTTTTTGTCGCAAAGTCTTGCCGTTAAAACTTTTCCGGTATAGTTGTCGTCTTTTATCTCCCAAAACATATAAAACTCAGGAAACCTGTTTTTAAGCTCCCTATAAGCGACTCCGTATTTGGAGTCTTTTAGAGGATTTTGCTCTAAGAAAAAGTGATTTTCATCAAGGTTTATCTTATAAAGCAGAGCTCCCGTTTTTGTTTTAACAAGCTCAAGTAGTACATTCCACTCTTTTAGGGTCTTCAATGATAATTCCTTTTGCCGCTTTTTGGATTATAGGTATGAAATCTTTTTTGTCATATACTTTTCCGCCCATTCTGCCTAAATGTTCGCTTGGTACCTGACAATCGATATATTCGATACCCTGCTCTTTTAAAAGATTTGCAAAATATATCAAAGCAAGCTTGCTGGCATCGGGTTTGATATGAAACATACTCTCACCGCTAAAATATTTGTTAATAGCCACTCCGTAAAATCCGCCTACAAGTTCGCCTTCGTAATAACTCTCAACAGAAATTGCGTATCCCAATCTATGAAGTTCGGTATAAGCTTTTATAAAATCCTCGTTTATCCACGTACCGCTTTCGTGTTTTCTTTTTACTTTGCTACACATTCTGATTACGTCATCAAAACGGGTATTTATTTTAAAATCCCACTTTTTACTTCTAAGTTTTTGAAGAAGTTTTTTTGTCGTTTTTACTTCATCCGTTTTTAAAAGCATCCTTTTATCAAGCACGAACCAATGAAAAAGCCCGTCTTCATCTTGATACCAAGGAAAAAATCCGTTCGAGTAACCTTCCAAAAGACGCTTAGGGTGCAAGTCGTAGCTTGCCCCTATAAAGCCGTCTTCGTAATCCTCATAAGGAGAAGGAAACTCAAAATCATCCAACAAATAAAGAGGCGGATACTCACTTACTTTTATCATTCTTCTTCTTTAATACGTATTTGTTTTTTACATAATCCACTTTTACTTCTCCTCCGCTTTTTAAATCGCCAAAGAGAATATAATCGCTCAAAGGCTCTACGATTTTCTCTTCTATCACCCTTGCAAGAGGTCTTGCTCCAAGAGACGGAGAATATCCCTCTTTTGCAAGGGCTTCTTTCGCTCTTTTTGTTAGAGTCAGTTTTACTTTTTTACTGCTTAATTTATCTTGAAGTTCGTCAATGAACTTATCTACTATCAACAATATCGACTCTTTTGAAAGAGGCTTAAATTTTACAATCGCATCAAGCCTGTTTATAAATTCCGGAGCGAAAAATCTATGAATCGCCTCTTCTTTAAATTCCGTATGTTCTTGCATAAATCCGGGCTTATTACCTTCGCCGACCCCAAGGTTGCTCGTCATAATAAGCACAACGTTTCTAAAATCAGCAATTCTACCCTCATTATCGGTCAAAGTCGCATTATCCATTATTTGCAACAATATCTGAACGATATCCGGATGAGCTTTTTCTATCTCATCCAAAAGCAATACGGTATGAGGTTGTTTTCTAATAGCTTCCGTTAAAAGTCCTCCTTTTTCGTATCCAACGTATCCGGGAGGCGAACCTATAAGTTTTGCAACCGAATGTTTTTCTTGGTATTCGCTCATATCGAATCTTAAGAAATTGATTCCCAAAATAGTTGCAAGCTGTTTTGCGATTTCAGTCTTACCAACACCCGTAGGACCTACGAAAAGAAAACTTCCTATAGGTTTATTGTCTCTTGTAAGTCCCGCTTTTTTTCTTTTGATAACTTTCACAAGCTCTTTTATCGCCTCATCTTGTCCGAAAACTTTGGCTTTTAAGTTTTCTTCCAAGTGTCTTAGTTTTTCCACCTCGTTTTGAGATGCCGATTCTTTAGGAATATTCGCGATTTTCGCTACGATGTTTTCGATATCGCTTTTTGTTATTAGTTTTTTGCCTCTTAGTTTATATTTCGCTCCCGCTTCGTCAATTAAGTCGATTGCACTATCAGGCAAGAATTTTTCTCTTAAATACTTTTTAGCAAGTACCGCTGCGCTTTTTATCGCTTCTTTTGAATATCTTACTCCGTGAAACTCTTCGTATTTAGGTTTTAAGCCTTCTAAAATCTTAATAGTATCTTCTATACTCGGCTCTTTAATGTCTATTTTTTGAAATCTTCTATTTAGAGCCTTATCTTTTTCGAAATGATTTTTATACTCTTCATACGTTGTAGCGCCTATACATCTGATTTCGCCTCTTGCAAGCGCCGGTTTTAGTAAATTTGCTACGTCCATTTTACTATCTCCGGCAGCACCAGCACCTACAATCATATGAATTTCATCGATAAACAAAATAGGCTCTTTTTCTTTTTTCAGCTCTTGTAAAATAGCTTTCATTCTTTTTTCGAATTCACCCCTATATTTCGTACCGGCAATCAAACTTCCCATATCAAGAGAATAGATTTTTTTGCCTTTTAATACATCAGGCACGTCACCGGTAGCTATTTTTTTGGCAAGCCCTTCTACCACGGCCGTTTTACCGACACCCGGCTCTCCTACAAGTACCGGATTGTTTTTCTTTCTTCTTGCAAGGACTTGCATAACCCTATCGATTTCCGATTCTCTTCCGATAACGTCGTCAAACTCTTTTGCTATCGATGTTAGTTCGGTTGCGTACTCATCAAGTACGCTTTTTTCTTTTTTCTCGGAATTGAGTTTTTTTATCTCGTCTTCGATATCTTGAATTTCGGTTACGTATTCAACGATTTCGACTTTTTCTATACCGAATTCTCTTAAAAGTTGAGAAGCGTAGCTTGTCTCGTCTTCAAGCAACGCTATAAAAAAGTCGATTTCATCGGCATAAGGTTTTTTGATACCTTCGATATGTTTAAACATTCTATCTGTAGCTTTATGAAAAGCCAAAGTTTCGGTAGGCATAGTGCTTCCCGAAACTTTTTCGATGTATCTGTCAAGATAATAATCAAGTCCCCTTCTTATATAATCGATATCAACGCCCACGTCTTCTAAGATAGAGCGGACGTTTTTGTTTTTTAGCAAAACGTAGAATGCATGGTCTATTGTGATATATTCGTTTTTTCTACGTTTCGCTTCTTGGATTATTTCATTTAATATATTTCTTAAAGTTTCAGTTATTTGCATTTATACCTCCTCAATTCTGGCTCTTAGCGGATAGCCGGCAGAGCGAGCTAAAGAGTGTACTTTATTTACTTTCATTTCCGCTATTTCGTATGGATACACTCCCACAGTCGCACTGCCTTCTCTATCCACTTTAAGAGTCAAATTTATAGCTTCTTCTTCGGTTTTATTAAAAACCGACTTTAAAATCTCTATTACGAAATCAAAAGTCGTATAGTCGTCATTTAATAATATAACTCTATAAAGCTTCGGAAGTAATATTTCCAAATCATTATCAAGAGTCGTTTTCGTACCCATCATCCTTCTCCTATCATTTTCCACATTTCTTCTTCAGGCAGCAGCGTAACCCCCAATTTTTGCGCTTTTTCATACTTACTGCCCGGGTCTTCTCCGTATATTACAAAATCGGTCTTTTTACTTACGCTATTAGTGACATGAGCGCCCAAATGCTCAAGAAGCTCTTTTATTTCGCTTCTCGGTTTTTTCATAGTACCAGTTAGCACTACCGTTTTTCCGCTAAAAGGAGAGTTTTCTACCTCCTCTTTTTTCGGATTGGTAGGCTGTATCAATTCTATTAGTTTTTCGATTTTTTCTCTATTTACTTTAACATATTCTGCGATAGATTTTACCATTTCAGGCCCGAAACCTTCGATTTTGTAAAATTCTTCCGGGTCGTGTTTGTAAAAATCTATTCCGAAAGTCTCACAAATCTTTTTGCTCGCCACCTCTCCTATATGCTCGATTCCAAGAGCGTTAACGAATCTCCAGCACTCTATTCCTTTTACTTTTTCTATGGCTTTTACTAAATTTTCGGCTTTTTTTCTTGCAAAGCCCGGTAATTTTTCCAAATCTTCGACTTTTAATTTAAATAAATCCGTAATATCTCTAACAAGGCCTCTTTCATAAAGCAGTTTTGCGACACTCTCTCCAAGCCCTTCTATATCAAGGCAGTTTTTGCTTGCGGCATAGATTATCGTATTTACCACCCTTGCAGGGCATGATAGGTTTTGGCATTTGATTATCGCTCCCTCATCCAATACCTCAGCCCCACATACGGGACAATGGGTAGGTCTTGGTATAGGTTTTTCGTTTCCGGTTCTTTTGTGATACAAAACTTTAGTAATTTTCGGTATAACATCCCCGCTTCTTATGACTATTACGTGGTCTCCTATTCTTATATCCATTCTTTCTATTTCGTCAAAATTATGAAGCGTAGCTCTTTCTACTATCACTCCTCCGATTTCTACAGGTTTTAGCACCGCTACAGGGGTCAATACCCCGGTTCTTCCCACTTGCACGACAACATCTTCGAGTATCGTCTCTTTTTCAACAGCCGGGAATTTATACGCCACCATCCATCTCGGATATTTGGTCGTATATCCGAGCTTTTCAAGAAGATGTAGTTCGTTTACTTTTACAACCATTCCGTCAAGCATTACGGGAATATCGTCTCTTATTTCGATAAACTCGTGATATTTTTTTAGCACGCATTCGATATCCTCACTATCACACTCCCCTCTTTTAGGCGGTTCTTTAAATCCCAAAGAATAGACGTAATCCATTACGTTTTTGTATTTTTTAAACTCCTCGATAAATCTTTTTTTATCGTTTTCATATTGCTCTTTGCTCACTTCATCGCTATTTAAAACTTCTATCGGATATCCCACTCCCCACGGATAAAATATCAAAGGCCTACTTGCCGTAATTTTCGGGTCAAGCTGTCTTAAGCTTCCTGCCGCCGCGTTTCTTGGATTGGCAAATGTCGGCTCTCCTTTTTTTACTCTCTCTTCGTTTAATTTTTCAAAATCTTTTTTCTTAATAACGACTTCGCCTCTTATTTCTATAAGCCCTTTATAATCTATTTCAAGAGGAATGGAGTTGATTGTTTTAGCATTTAGAGTTACGTCTTCTCCTATTTCTCCATCCCCTCTGGTTTCTGCTCTTATCAGTTTTCCGTCTTTATACACGAGATTCAAACTCGCCCCGTCGAATTTAGGCTCTATATAAAACGTAATATGCTCGTTTGCAAGTCTTTTTACTCTATTTACCCAGTCTTTAAATTCATTTTCGTCAAATACGTCTTCCATAGACCACATTTTCGTAATATGACGCGCTTTTTTAAATTCTTCAAGTACTACATCACCGACTCTTTGAGTAGGTGAGCTCGGGTCTATTTCATCCGGATGAGCTTCTTCATACTTTTCCACTTCTTTATATAACTTATCGTATTCTTCATCGGTAACAAGCGGATTATCAAGTACGTAATAATAATACGCCCATTTTTTTAACGTTTCAACGGCTTTTTTATATTCCTCATGATTTTTAATCATTCCGTCTCCATTTTTTAACTTATTGTAGCATATTGTAGCCGGCGTAGTAATTGATTATATCAAAAATAGTAATAAAAATCAATTTTATTTAGTTAGTTTGACTAAATGATTAAATTTATTATTTTTTTGTTAATTTTTCTAGAAAAAAATTTTTTTTTGTATTATAATGAGATAAATGATTAAAAATGGGAGTTTGATGAAGGTTATATGGTCTATCGTAATAGCTGTGGTGAGTCTATTTGCTCAAGTAGATTTGACACCAAACGAAAAGTTGTTTATTAAAAATCACCTTTTTCATTGTGTCGTAACGCCTAATTGGGCGCCTTTTAATATGCTAAAAGACGACAAAATAGAAGGTATTGCGATAGATTATTGGAAACTCATAAAACACAAACTGAATCTAAAATCAAACTGCAAAATTTTACCCTCTTGGACGCTTGTTTTAGAAGATATCAAAAATAAAAATTCCGACATCGTTCCGGCTACGGCAAAAACGCCTCAAAAGCAAAATTTCGCACTATTTACAAAACCTTATGCCACATATCCTATCGTAATCGCCACAAGAAACAATATAGGATTCATAAACAGCATGGCGCAACTCGAAAACAAAAAAATAGTAGTCGGAAAAAACTATTCCGCCGCGGAAATATTAAAAAAACATTTTCCGAATTTGAATATTATAGAAGTAAAAGATATCAAAACAGCTCTTGATTATGTAAGCAGAGGAAAAGCTTTTGCCGCAATAGACAATTTACCGGTAATAGCTTATAACATCAACAAATATCAATTCGCAAACTTAAAAATTTCAGGAAAAACTCCTTTTGATTTTAAAGTGAGATTTATGGTCAGAAACGACTATCCCCTGCTTGTAAGCGCTATAAATAAAGCGATAGATTCAATTACTCCGGAAGAAAAAGAGAGAATATTTAAAAAATGGGTTTATGTAGTATATCAAACGGGAATAGACACCAAAAAACTTTTAACTATCGCTTTTATAGCTATCGGACTTATTTTGATTTTAATTGCGCTTGTTATTTATCAATTTTTCGAAATCAAAAAAAGAAGAAAATTCGAAACCCAACTTATAAAAACGGCGACCATCGACTCCCTAACCGGTATTTTTAATCGAAAACATATCGATTATATGCTACAAAAAGA
Encoded proteins:
- a CDS encoding ATP-dependent Clp protease adaptor ClpS yields the protein MGTKTTLDNDLEILLPKLYRVILLNDDYTTFDFVIEILKSVFNKTEEEAINLTLKVDREGSATVGVYPYEIAEMKVNKVHSLARSAGYPLRARIEEV
- the ligA gene encoding NAD-dependent DNA ligase LigA codes for the protein MIKNHEEYKKAVETLKKWAYYYYVLDNPLVTDEEYDKLYKEVEKYEEAHPDEIDPSSPTQRVGDVVLEEFKKARHITKMWSMEDVFDENEFKDWVNRVKRLANEHITFYIEPKFDGASLNLVYKDGKLIRAETRGDGEIGEDVTLNAKTINSIPLEIDYKGLIEIRGEVVIKKKDFEKLNEERVKKGEPTFANPRNAAAGSLRQLDPKITASRPLIFYPWGVGYPIEVLNSDEVSKEQYENDKKRFIEEFKKYKNVMDYVYSLGFKEPPKRGECDSEDIECVLKKYHEFIEIRDDIPVMLDGMVVKVNELHLLEKLGYTTKYPRWMVAYKFPAVEKETILEDVVVQVGRTGVLTPVAVLKPVEIGGVIVERATLHNFDEIERMDIRIGDHVIVIRSGDVIPKITKVLYHKRTGNEKPIPRPTHCPVCGAEVLDEGAIIKCQNLSCPARVVNTIIYAASKNCLDIEGLGESVAKLLYERGLVRDITDLFKLKVEDLEKLPGFARKKAENLVKAIEKVKGIECWRFVNALGIEHIGEVASKKICETFGIDFYKHDPEEFYKIEGFGPEMVKSIAEYVKVNREKIEKLIELIQPTNPKKEEVENSPFSGKTVVLTGTMKKPRSEIKELLEHLGAHVTNSVSKKTDFVIYGEDPGSKYEKAQKLGVTLLPEEEMWKMIGEG
- a CDS encoding diguanylate cyclase translates to MIKNGSLMKVIWSIVIAVVSLFAQVDLTPNEKLFIKNHLFHCVVTPNWAPFNMLKDDKIEGIAIDYWKLIKHKLNLKSNCKILPSWTLVLEDIKNKNSDIVPATAKTPQKQNFALFTKPYATYPIVIATRNNIGFINSMAQLENKKIVVGKNYSAAEILKKHFPNLNIIEVKDIKTALDYVSRGKAFAAIDNLPVIAYNINKYQFANLKISGKTPFDFKVRFMVRNDYPLLVSAINKAIDSITPEEKERIFKKWVYVVYQTGIDTKKLLTIAFIAIGLILILIALVIYQFFEIKKRRKFETQLIKTATIDSLTGIFNRKHIDYMLQKEVEEAKRYANPLSIIFCDIDHFKDINDKFGHKVGDIVLEELARIMKQNIRKSDIIGRWGGEEFLIILPHTPLNEALRVAEKLQSAIRNYEFPKIGKITCSFGVTEFKSEDSIYRLMIRVDQALYEAKNTGRDKIVVKKD